The Cannabis sativa cultivar Pink pepper isolate KNU-18-1 chromosome 8, ASM2916894v1, whole genome shotgun sequence genomic interval tcagagatgcatttttttatgtcatgtagtaatttgcataattttgcattccggtgcccggtattttgggaactcggtgtttggctcagtagaagtcacaacttagtatgttagtagtttggggcggtttattagacatttggaatgtcgggaatggccgggaatttagaatttcccaaaaatacccctttagtgttatttatgttattttagtgtagaggggcaaaatggtctttttgccccaatgatattttctcttttagtgaatttgttaattgaaaaaaaaaatgtttattttaattgtttgttggctgaaaagaatccattttatttcattttactcTTCAAAGcctcattttcaacacttagaaaaaattggaaaaaatttcaaagaaaacactctctcttttcctctctttctctctcggctGGAAGGGTGTTCCAAGGGCTTGGatttttgattttcaagctagcTTCAACCTAAATTCTGGTAATCTCTTATTGTGGTATGTCTCTCTAGCTTTTTCTCCTTtgtttcttggaaaaaaatgatgaaaatggtatgatgcatgcatgaatttttggttgttgttgctgctgtatgttGTGGTTATTCTCAGAGGTTAAAGCATGTTTATTAGATGTTAATTAAGCTTCTTGTAGTGCTTGATTGTTAGGTTATTTaagttatggtttttctatgcaaaatatatgatttttgaaagaaatgtctatgttctgttgctgtgatgttgtggatGTTTGTAATTGTTTCCAGAGGCTTtgttatgcatgtttaagtagattcaagctggtttgattgcatgttagctaggtttgctcaagtttgagtttagaactcaaagcttgagctttaatggtgatttttgattatgtgcaatctgggtggttttgatgccttagaaatgttatttgggttatatggagtaggtctggaaggtttgaattgatttggagttgatttgagcaagttatgaatttttgagtttgctgcctgcgaggaaccggaattccggttgtgcatccggaattccggatggggttctgaattttcccagaaccagaattaaggttgggcaaccggtctaccggttggggaaaattctgaaaccctagatttcctcgattttatgttttaaggggtatttccatgctttttatcgatagggaaacttttagttcctagtttaagtccccgggaagtgatttagcgtgtcacttatagtgttgtgatttttatggtttaggagcctgtaatccaccGCGCAgataagttccagtcaggttgaccggcacacctgaattcggaatccaggtaagattagtataacagtatgcatatgtagattacatgtttagcgtgcatgtaggaagcctgtagattacattagttatgtatgttggcttcgagccATCCAACCGTATcctgtcggtacaggctggagtatgaccaacagccggagtatgaccggtttgaccgatcaggcggatactgtgtcacgtcggtacaggctggagtatgaccagcagccggagtatgaccggttcgaccgatcaggctgacacttaggttggtggttccgtactattgacgtatcccgtcggtacaggctggagtatgaccagcagccggagtatgaccggttcgaccgatcaggtggatactgtaacacgtcggtacaggctggagtatgaccagcagccggagtatgaccggttcgaccgatcaggctgttacttgtcaatagtaccgtccctatgaacgttcagaactcagtaccgtgttggacacggcagttagggggactcagtatcgtgttggacacggcagttagggttatgatcaggggtatgggcgtctgatcatgaccgggttttatgtatgaatgttattatgcttttcttactgattctgtcgactcacagttctacatgtcgggcttatgaagattgtacatgtcggggcggttaggcctggagcgtacgatcctcgagacagcaaggctgatttttgtaactagtcgctaggcgacatttattttgtatgaacagtaaacttttgtaaatgtttttgtaatcgggatcccgagtcttttgtaattatattttacaagtttatttaaaaagcaaaaaatttaattaatcacgttttccataaacctcattgattagcaacgagctgcacaggatgtttaaaaatcacgtaatacgcctatgttagttaaggtgttacaatttggtatcagagccgccaggttgtcttccgaagatcgtcacgacatgtacaatcatcatcagcagttagctcgtttcacggttcagtaagcctttattgctttagtagtttatttatttatttatgaataagaaaagcctgttaggaagcatgttagtagcctgatagtagagtaggcgcatgtttcgtttttaatttccaaattaagcggcattagtaagctctccttgaatacgacctgatatgccaactcttggtttcgcaggaagttctaactagatggacgccaggcggactaccaggagtcagggcaattcagtggggtcgaatcaaggtcagggagctcagtttctcccgccagttaggggccgaggtagaggtccccgaggcagggctcgtggtcggggtgatgagaacccgccacaggctgcccaggctcccccagccgatcagggagccaagaattgggaggttcggtttgctgagatgcaagcccagatagaagagcaagacctcgagattcagaggttgagacagcagggtgctcctgcagttccagtgcccgtagttccagtggcacctgcccctgctgcccaggccgagatagtggtggcggccaatagattggaacctttgtatgaacggttccggaagcaagcacctccggttttcttgggaggtccagacgtaatgaaggccgagcaatggctgacggtgattaccaaaatcctgaacttcatgggtgtcaccggtaatgatagagtggtgtgtgccactttccagttccaggaggacgctctggtctggtgggacatggtgtctcagattcacgatgtctccaccatgacctgggaaaggtttcaggaactcttcaacgccaagtattacaatgaggcggtcagaagcgccaagaggaaagagtttgctcagctgacccagcgtgagaatatgagcgtgaccgagtatactactcagtttgaccggttggcgaggttagcctcgggaattgtgtcgaccgatttcagcaagaaagagaagtacctggatgggttgaatgcgaagatcaaacatgatttgatgatcaccacggacgacaacaccacctatgctcagatggtggagaaggcactgcgagctgagggcgcagttgggtgtatgtcggagtcagctagtactccggcgagtggcggggctcctacccctcctgcatcaggttttagcagggggagtagtggttcggccattgatcagtggaagagagcacccactgcatccggtagctcgagtcagaacaagaggttccgggggaaccagaatagaggtagtcgttccGGTGGTaccgagacccgattctcctatcccgagtgccctagctgcaaaaggcaccatcggggtgagtgcaaacgtcagggatgctttcactgtggcatgcccggacacttcaagaggcattgtccccagctccgctcagaggcaccgagagctccggcgatacccactccagccagggtgttcgccatcactcaggctgatgcagatgccagcccatcagttgtgacaggtcagctttctgttaataactcactttactcagtactgtttgattctggggctacacattcttatgtggcagccagagtctttagtaaattggatagaccgtacgatagttatgaattagggtttggaaccctattacctggaggagagttggttatctccaacaggtggattaggtctatgtcgATCAGGATatatggtagagagttaagtgcttacttgatagagatgagtttagtagagtttgatattattttaggaatggatttcctatctaaatattcggcgagcattgattgcaaaaggaagatggtgatcttccaaccggaaagtgaagaaccatttgtgtttgttggttcagttcagggatctcgtatcccggtgatttcggccatgtcagctagagagttattgcatggcggttgtttagggtttctggccgtggtggacaccactcggccagataccattcggccagaggacatcagggtggttcgggaatttttggatgtttttcccgaagaacttcccgggttaccacctcagcgggatattgacttcgtgatagatttggcaccaggggtggaaccggtttccaaagccccgtatagaatggctccagctgaacttaaggaattaaagattcagctccaagggttgcttgacatagggtttattcggcccagtgtgtcaccctggggagccccggttttattcgtcaagaagaaggatggatctatgaggatgtgcatcgactacagagaattgaacaagctgacggtgaagaataaatatccattacctaggatcgatgatttgttcgatcagcttcagggaaagacggtcttttctaagattgatctccattcgggttatcatcagttgagaatccgagaggaggacattgcgaagacggctttccgcactaggtatggacattacgaatttttggttatgtcgttcggactaaccaatgctcctgcagcattcatggacttgatgaatagagtattcaaggatttcctcgatatctgtgtgattgtgtttatcgacgacatcctcgtttACTCTCAATCagagaggagcatgaattacatcttcagatggtactgcaacggcttcgggaacacaagctttatgccaagttcaagaagtgtaaattttggctatctcaggtgtccttcctagggcacattgtgagcaaagatgggatcaaggtagatcccgagaagatcgaatccgtcagggattggccgagaccgaagacagtgacagagatcagaagcttcttgtgtttagctgggtattaccgtaggttcgtggaagggttttcaaaaatttcaatgcccctaaccgaacttacaaagaagaatcagcgatttatttggtcagacaaatgcgaagctagttttcaggagttgaagcagaggtcgattaccgctccagtgctagctttgccttcggacaatgaaaagtttgtagtttattgtgatgcatctagacagggtctggggtgtgtgttgatgcaagccgatcaggtcatcgcttatgcctcccgtcagttaaaggattatgaacagcgatacccgactcatgatctagagttggccgcagtggttttcgcactgaagatttggcggcattacctttacggagaaaggtgtgaaatctataccgaccataaaagtctcaagtatttctcaCTACTACAAGGAAaggccttttatcccggtttttaaggctttttatcccggttttcgcTAATATGAAAACCGGGATGTATGCCAGTGGGATAAAAGGTATttaaaaaaccgggataaatggggtactttttatcccggttttttctaaaaaaccgggataaaaagtaccccttttatcccagtttttagagaaaagtgggataaaagggtACTTTTGATCCCACTTTTGAtgaaaaaagtgggataaaatgtacccttttatcccactttttatgaaaaaactgggataaaaatgtgcattttatcccactttttttttttttttataaaatttaaaagtgacCTTTAATTTGAAATGTataggttttttattttttttcttttaattttattacatttcatttcatttattttttttcaataataataaatataatttttctctttataattatatagagtatgtataaaaaaaacttaatttaaaataaatgattaatatcatttttaataacaacaataataatttgtaaGTTCAATTCTAAATAACACTTTACATATTATGCATAAATCTCTAAATTAAATACTACGCATtgtctaaaaaaatacaataaaagactactagttaatttttatatatcaaGGGAAGCAATTGACTTAACCACTGTTGTCGAAGCGGTAAGAGATGATCGTCCTCAGAATATTGGGATAGGCCGCCAAACtgtcaatttaaaaaaaataaaactaattaagaagATAATacttttatatgtttgtatttaTAGTAAAAATGAGTATATACTTACTTTTGCTTTTATGGCTTCAATGGGATTTGAATGTTGAAGCATATCACGAATGTAAGTTAGTACATAGTAACCACATTCGTAATTGTATGGTTGCTTTGGACAAGCAAATGTCCATATCTCCGGTCCATTTTTGCCAAATACAATAGCATTTGAACTAATATTTGCATATGCACTGTTAaagacattaaaaaaaattataatttaagcatttagaatttattaattgatgattatattagaatgaataacTTAAAGTTCTAAACTTACGCCTTTATCATCTGAGCAATGTCTGACGGGATTTTAGATTTAAGCGGGTTTAAGAATACAACTCTTCCCGATGTCATTGCTATAATCAACATCCAATGCTTGCTGAAAAAAGTAACAatgttatattaatataaaaataaatatcataggGAAAGTGAAAGAGATGTGTGATTCTTACCCTATGTTCCATggtataaaataatattgtccTACATGAGTCATAGTGTTTAACCAAATTGATAATTGATTGATGGCTATCACCTTGTCCTGCTCATTGTTATAACTAAGAAGCTCGACATCATAAAACTTGTATAACTCTTTTTgtctttgatttaaattttcccAAATGCATctgtttaaaaaagaaaaaaaatcaaatagagTCCTAAAAAAAATGGGCAGAGTTTCCCTTATTTCCATAACATTCCCGAAATTTTTTTAAGTGCATAGCAATACAACAAATGGGTAGAGTTTTTCCTTATATCTCCACACAGTCAATCAAACCCAGAACCTACTTCCCTACGGatgaatatctaagatattcaaactccactaacaTAATATATGACTATATGATATATTAATCAAAGTTAATGAAATACCTTAGTCCCAATAACATAGCTGAACCCGTAAGTTCATCTTGGGTGGCCACTTGTATGACATCTTCGGAAGTTATGTAGATGTGAACCGGTAGAATAAGGATGGGTTAACAGGAACCCTCACAAACTCATTTTTACCTTTTACTCTCATATATTCCAAGAACATGGCCTGAAGAGAAATATGAGTCTTGTCAAGTACCTCTgcaatgaatttctcataagatTTAGTGGAATCAAGATGTTCCACTATCTTCTCTTTTCCTTTACATTTCTCTTTCCCCTTCGAGTTGTTTGAACTATGAAGCTTCTTAATTAGAGAACCCTACATAATTACAAGTAAAATTGTAATACaattcatatataatttaaCATTAATGTAAA includes:
- the LOC133030124 gene encoding uncharacterized protein LOC133030124 isoform X2, whose product is MLLGLRCIWENLNQRQKELYKFYDVELLSYNNEQDKVIAINQLSIWLNTMTHVGQYYFIPWNIGKHWMLIIAMTSGRVVFLNPLKSKIPSDIAQMIKAAYANISSNAIVFGKNGPEIWTFACPKQPYNYECGYYVLTYIRDMLQHSNPIEAIKAKFGGLSQYSEDDHLLPLRQQWLSQLLPLIYKN
- the LOC133030124 gene encoding uncharacterized protein LOC133030124 isoform X1, translating into MEIRETLPIFFRTLFDFFSFLNRCIWENLNQRQKELYKFYDVELLSYNNEQDKVIAINQLSIWLNTMTHVGQYYFIPWNIGKHWMLIIAMTSGRVVFLNPLKSKIPSDIAQMIKAAYANISSNAIVFGKNGPEIWTFACPKQPYNYECGYYVLTYIRDMLQHSNPIEAIKAKFGGLSQYSEDDHLLPLRQQWLSQLLPLIYKN